The Streptomyces sp. CC0208 genome window below encodes:
- a CDS encoding metallophosphoesterase, whose translation MRSRYGVPLGIAAVGAAGLVYSAGFEARSFRLRRVTVPVLPPGMRPLRVLQISDIHMVGGQRKKQRWLRSLAGLRPDFVINTGDNLSDPEGVPEVLDALGPLMEFPGAYVFGSNDYYGPKFRNPARYLYEKAQGRHGLNGNAPAVGVIHNPWENLRDGFDAAGWQNLTNTRGMLKIEGVSVELTGLDDPHIKRDRYAEVAGGPSGAADFSMGVVHAPYLRVLDAFTADDYPLILAGHTHGGQLCLPFYGAFVTNCDLDTDRVKGLSRHTAEGRTSYLHVSAGCGTNRYTPVRFACPPEVTLLTLVGRE comes from the coding sequence ATGCGCTCGCGATACGGAGTTCCCTTGGGAATCGCGGCGGTTGGCGCCGCCGGTCTCGTCTACTCGGCGGGTTTCGAAGCCCGTTCCTTCCGGCTGCGACGAGTGACGGTCCCCGTCCTGCCGCCCGGCATGCGCCCACTGCGGGTGCTCCAGATCTCCGACATCCACATGGTCGGCGGCCAGCGCAAGAAGCAGCGATGGCTGCGCTCACTGGCGGGCCTGCGCCCCGACTTCGTGATCAACACGGGCGACAACCTCTCGGACCCGGAGGGCGTCCCGGAGGTCCTGGACGCGCTGGGCCCGCTGATGGAGTTCCCGGGTGCGTACGTCTTCGGGTCCAACGACTACTACGGTCCCAAGTTCCGTAACCCCGCCCGCTACCTGTACGAGAAGGCCCAGGGCCGCCACGGCCTGAACGGCAACGCCCCCGCCGTAGGTGTCATCCACAACCCGTGGGAGAACCTGCGGGACGGCTTCGACGCGGCGGGCTGGCAGAACCTCACCAACACGCGGGGCATGCTGAAGATCGAGGGCGTGTCGGTGGAGCTGACCGGCCTGGACGACCCGCACATCAAGCGGGACCGTTACGCCGAGGTGGCCGGCGGTCCGTCGGGCGCGGCGGACTTCTCAATGGGCGTCGTGCACGCACCGTACCTGCGCGTCCTGGACGCGTTCACGGCCGACGACTACCCCTTGATCCTGGCCGGCCACACCCACGGCGGCCAGCTCTGCCTCCCCTTCTACGGCGCCTTCGTCACCAACTGCGACCTGGACACCGACCGGGTGAAGGGCCTGTCCCGGCACACGGCGGAGGGCAGGACGTCGTACCTGCACGTGTCGGCGGGCTGCGGCACCAACCGCTACACGCCGGTGCGGTTCGCGTGCCCGCCGGAGGTGACGTTGCTGACGCTGGTGGGCAGGGAGTAG
- a CDS encoding helix-turn-helix domain-containing protein, whose translation MSPRGDMKVRQQITDLPQLYSAADVAQALRCSEWWVKEQARRGRIPFTKPGGSYRFTVEHVAEIMRIFERRPTESVGTAVPAPRAPRRRTATTPVPVTSLKARTPRRARYSQSQSTAA comes from the coding sequence ATGAGTCCAAGAGGAGACATGAAAGTGCGTCAGCAGATCACTGACTTGCCTCAGCTCTACTCCGCTGCGGATGTTGCCCAAGCTCTGCGTTGCTCCGAGTGGTGGGTGAAGGAACAGGCCCGCAGGGGACGCATTCCCTTCACCAAGCCCGGAGGCAGCTACCGGTTCACGGTTGAGCACGTTGCAGAGATCATGCGCATCTTCGAGCGCCGCCCCACCGAAAGCGTCGGCACTGCCGTACCTGCCCCACGAGCGCCGCGCCGCCGGACGGCCACAACGCCGGTGCCCGTCACCTCCCTGAAGGCTAGGACCCCCCGTAGGGCGCGGTACAGCCAATCGCAGTCCACCGCAGCCTGA
- a CDS encoding LacI family DNA-binding transcriptional regulator, with product MGYAENLGNYWRGRYKLAPGKYATVRDADGDAIRFRTRAAAKKAADAEEAKLLAGTKKAPPEQITFSAYVNRWYAAQDLAASTMQNYRRHIEEHLLPAFEDFAIADILSTDIAAWEKRERAVPYAATSVKTWRATLHLILADAVDEGLRDSNPATKRRGRGKRAGRSRNRGPEKAVTTALGILLLAERMALLSGRDDEFVGGVLKGYTGMRWGEIVGLETEFVRPKSIRVEWQLYELDTGELHRCPPKDDSYRDIDAPDFLAALVAGHIARTKPKPCECHGLTYVFRGHGAANGSVSRPGAKLVDVARRAGVSTGTVSNVLNRPGAVAEPTRLKVLEAITDLGYVRNGGAGELAAHWRRSGFATWLFRPAATGRYPGRGNQEEHPVPVVAEPWPGIPARGRGASKRAEACWVPIAPGLTPHGLRHTHKTLMREVGTPPKLMDERMGHEDGSVQSRYDHITAGMRQALMTALTGMWEEALDARRAMSPGSPVAVLDALLRARG from the coding sequence TTGGGTTATGCCGAGAACCTCGGTAACTACTGGCGCGGCCGATACAAGCTCGCGCCCGGCAAGTACGCCACGGTGCGCGATGCAGATGGTGACGCCATTCGCTTTCGGACCAGGGCAGCGGCAAAGAAGGCGGCGGATGCCGAAGAAGCGAAGCTGTTGGCCGGAACGAAGAAGGCACCACCTGAGCAGATCACTTTCAGTGCGTATGTGAACCGCTGGTATGCCGCGCAGGACTTGGCAGCGTCCACCATGCAGAACTACCGGCGCCACATCGAAGAGCACTTGCTCCCAGCGTTCGAAGATTTCGCCATCGCCGACATCCTGAGCACCGACATTGCCGCTTGGGAGAAGCGCGAACGCGCCGTCCCCTACGCGGCTACCAGCGTCAAGACATGGCGGGCGACACTGCACCTGATCCTTGCCGACGCCGTTGACGAGGGACTGCGCGATTCCAACCCGGCAACCAAGCGGCGCGGACGAGGGAAGCGCGCCGGCCGTTCCCGCAACCGTGGCCCGGAGAAGGCGGTCACCACGGCGCTCGGCATTCTGCTGCTCGCCGAGCGGATGGCGCTGCTGTCCGGCCGAGACGATGAGTTCGTTGGTGGAGTCCTCAAGGGCTACACAGGCATGCGTTGGGGCGAAATCGTTGGCCTTGAGACCGAGTTCGTCCGACCGAAGAGCATTCGCGTTGAGTGGCAGCTCTACGAGCTGGATACCGGCGAACTGCACCGTTGCCCGCCCAAGGACGACTCCTACCGTGACATTGATGCTCCGGATTTCCTCGCCGCACTGGTTGCGGGCCACATCGCCCGGACGAAACCGAAGCCCTGTGAGTGCCACGGACTGACCTACGTCTTCCGTGGTCACGGCGCTGCCAATGGCTCTGTGAGCCGTCCGGGGGCAAAGCTGGTCGACGTCGCTCGCCGCGCCGGCGTCTCGACAGGCACGGTCTCCAACGTCCTCAACCGCCCTGGCGCTGTGGCGGAGCCGACTCGCCTGAAGGTGCTGGAGGCCATCACCGATCTCGGGTACGTCCGTAATGGGGGAGCGGGCGAGCTGGCCGCACACTGGCGACGCTCGGGCTTCGCCACCTGGCTCTTTCGACCTGCCGCCACGGGACGGTACCCCGGACGCGGCAATCAAGAAGAGCACCCTGTGCCGGTGGTTGCTGAGCCGTGGCCCGGGATTCCGGCACGTGGGCGAGGGGCCTCCAAGCGGGCTGAGGCGTGCTGGGTGCCGATCGCTCCGGGGCTGACGCCGCACGGGCTGCGCCATACGCACAAGACCCTGATGAGAGAGGTCGGGACCCCGCCGAAGCTGATGGACGAACGCATGGGGCACGAGGACGGCTCAGTGCAGTCCCGCTATGACCACATTACAGCTGGCATGCGGCAGGCGCTGATGACCGCGCTCACTGGAATGTGGGAGGAGGCGTTGGACGCGCGCCGGGCGATGAGCCCCGGCTCGCCTGTGGCTGTTCTGGATGCGCTGCTGAGGGCTCGCGGGTAG
- a CDS encoding Pr6Pr family membrane protein: MTAPIPRDIPDLPALPGMPTFLPSTVPATAVVAPVRHPVAAAYRVLVALVAAGAVTVELLLGSKVRTLSYFSIQSTILLTMVLLLSARRAWTARRPLPSALTGAALLYVTITALVHHVLLANAASPFLLTGEAAHPTGWHAVTAHLLDTAIPAAALADWLLLTPPGRLHLRQAATWLLYPLAYLLFSFTRGELIPPGTPARYLYPFLDVDLHGYKNVLGNALLLGLSFYALAILLVALDHARPNPTRHRAKTGFRLQPPVG; encoded by the coding sequence ATGACCGCGCCAATACCGAGGGACATCCCGGACCTTCCCGCCCTCCCGGGCATGCCCACCTTCCTGCCCTCGACCGTCCCCGCGACGGCGGTGGTGGCTCCCGTACGCCATCCCGTGGCCGCCGCCTACCGGGTACTGGTGGCACTGGTGGCCGCGGGGGCCGTGACCGTCGAGCTGCTCCTGGGCAGCAAGGTCCGCACCCTGAGCTATTTCTCGATCCAGAGCACGATCCTGCTGACGATGGTGCTCCTGCTGTCGGCCCGCAGAGCCTGGACCGCCCGCCGCCCCCTCCCGTCCGCGCTGACGGGCGCGGCCCTGCTCTACGTCACGATCACGGCCCTGGTGCACCACGTACTGCTGGCGAACGCGGCGAGCCCGTTCCTCCTGACCGGCGAGGCTGCGCACCCGACGGGCTGGCACGCCGTGACCGCCCACCTCCTGGACACGGCGATCCCCGCGGCGGCCCTGGCCGACTGGCTCCTGCTCACACCCCCCGGCCGCCTGCACCTGCGCCAGGCGGCGACGTGGCTGCTCTACCCGCTGGCGTACCTGCTGTTCTCCTTCACCCGAGGCGAACTGATCCCACCGGGCACACCGGCCCGCTACCTCTACCCCTTCCTGGACGTCGACCTCCACGGCTACAAGAACGTCCTCGGCAACGCCCTCCTCCTCGGCCTCTCCTTCTACGCCCTCGCGATCCTCCTGGTCGCCCTCGACCACGCCCGCCCGAACCCCACCCGCCACCGCGCCAAAACCGGATTTCGTCTCCAGCCACCGGTGGGCTAA